The Pocillopora verrucosa isolate sample1 chromosome 2, ASM3666991v2, whole genome shotgun sequence genome has a segment encoding these proteins:
- the LOC131790571 gene encoding protein spinster homolog 1-like, whose translation MSFASNGVANPKVASQAEGAGEIASQSDDKMINVVRGNNVRAYVTVVVLFIINLLNYMDRQTVAGLLDGIQSYFDIQDNNSAAGLLQTVFICSYMVLAPVFGYLGDRYRRKYLMAAGILVWSGTVFASTMLSKDSFWWFLVLRGVVGIGEASYSTIAPTVIADLFTGDMRTRMLSFFYFAIPVGSGLGYIVGTEVAALFGHQWQWGLRVTPIIGAVCVFLCIFVVHEPKRGAIERGENPHGVSASDVHNTTSWWADLKYLTTVKSFIWLNLGFTCVSFVTGALAFWAPKFLLYATRAQGISETESEVSLKVGIITCVAGIVGVWLGAEIAWRYRTRNRKADALVCAVALIGSAPFLYGCLVLASTNIKVTYALIFFGEVLLFMNWAPVGDMVLYIIIPSRRSTAEAAQILVSHLFGDAGSPWLVGEISDRIRGAGSSDKDRAQSMEYSLLMSTFISVIGGFCFIMCSIYLVDDREKAEQVTRNEDEDTNSLLNTVPSDDFLQAGHENGAVDNCSDYDDDNDDDELLDDEPISPAMSEREALVVPVDVHGTPPTAEEEHNFKVV comes from the exons ATGTCATTTGCCTCTAACGGAGTGGCGAATCCAAAGGTTGCGTCTCAAGCAGAAGGGGCAGGAGAAATTGCGAGCCAAAGTGACGACAAAATGATTAATGTTGTGCGAGGAAACAACGTGCGGGCCTACGTGACCGTGGTAGTGTTATTTATCATCAATCTTCTGAATTATATGGACCGACAGACTGTAGCAG GCCTTCTAGATGGCATCCAAAGTTATTTTGATATACAAGACAACAATTCAGCAGCTGGCTTGCTGCAAACTGTCTTCATCTGTAGCTATATGGTTCTTGCTCCAGTGTTTGGTTATCTTGGAGATCGTTACAGGAGGAAGTATCTTATGGCAGCTGGAATACTTGTTTGGTCTGGGACTGTTTTTGCCAGCACTATGCTGAGCAAAGAT TCTTTTTGGTGGTTCCTTGTCCTAAGAGGTGTAGTTGGAATAGGAGAGGCCAGTTATTCTACAATAGCACCCACTGTCATTGCTGATCTGTTCACTGGAGATATGAGGACAAGGATGTtgtcattcttttattttgctaTTCCTGTGGGAAG tggGCTTGGTTACATAGTTGGAACTGAGGTTGCTGCTCTGTTTGGCCATCAGTGGCAATGGGGACTACGA GTGACCCCCATCATAGGTGCAGTGTGTGTTTTCCTGTGCATATTTGTAGTTCATGAACCAAAAAGGGGTGCCATAGAAAGAGGAGAGAACCCTCATGGTGTCTCAGCTTCTGATGTTCATAACACAACCAGCTGGTGGGCAGACCTCAAGTATCTTACAACAGT gAAAAGCTTTATTTGGCTGAATTTGGGATTTACTTGTGTTTCATTTGTGACTGGTGCCCTAGCATTTTGGGCACCAAAATTCTTGCTCTATGCAACAAGAGCACAAGGAATTTCAGAAACAGAATCAGA GGTTAGCTTAAAGGTTGGAATTATTACCTGTGTTGCTGGTATTGTAGGAGTTTGGCTTGGCGCAGAGATTGCTTGGCGGTATAGAACACGAAATAGAAAAGCTGATGCTTTAGTATGTGCTGTTGCATTAATTGGGTCAGCACCTTTCCTCTATGGTTGTCTTGTTCTAGCATCTACAAACATCAAAGTTACATAT GCCCTTATATTCTTTGGTGAAGttttacttttcatgaactggGCACCAGTAGGAGacatggttttg TATATAATAATACCTTCACGTCGATCCACCGCTGAAGCTGCTCAGATTCTTGTTTCTCACTTGTTTGGTGATGCAGGCAGCCCATGGCTTGTTGGAGAG ATTTCTGATCGTATCAGAGGTGCAGGGAGTAGTGACAAAGATCGTGCACAAAGCATGGAATATTCTCTTTTGATGTCAACCTTTATCAGTGTTATTGGAGGATTCTGTTTCATAATGTGCTCAATTTATCTAGTTGATGATCGGGAAAAAGCAGAGCAGGTTACCAGAAATGAAGATGAGGATACTAATTCATTGTTAAACACAGTCCCCTCAGATGACTTTCTTCAAGCTGGTCATGAAAATGGAGCTGTGGACAATTGTAGTGATtacgatgatgataatgatgatgatgaactgTTGGATGACGAGCCAATCTCGCCTGCAATGTCTGAAAGAGAAGCATTGGTTGTCCCAGTGGATGTGCATGGTACACCACCAACAGCTGAGGAAGAACACAACTTCAAAGTTGTCTGA
- the LOC131790572 gene encoding cell cycle checkpoint protein RAD1-like, whose product MSRLTQQSSDDNRYILVAKLDNARNLLNVLKAVYFKESATCFVSSNGIKVTVEDAKCVQANAFVQRGIFQEFVFKEESATFRINLNILLECLNIFGSSKDTRTCTAMKMCYAGYGSPLILTLEEGGILTDCSIQTQEPDETLDFDFSGADVLNKIIMKSECLKEAFSELDMTSEVLQILMSPDNPYFRLSTFGYAGSTHSDFPKDSDMVESFECQQTQTNRYRISLLKPSTKALQLSSKISIRMDGRGFLSMQYMIVNEDGQVCFVEYLCAPDEEVDEEDEDELH is encoded by the exons ATGTCTAGGCTCACACAACAAAGCAGCGATGATAATCGCTATATTCTAGTGGCCAAGCTGGACAACGCGCGTAACCTTCTAAATGTTCTGAAAGctgtatatttcaaagag TCAGCAACATGTTTTGTGAGTAGCAATGGTATCAAGGTCACTGTTGAAGATGCGAAGTGTGTACAGGCCAATGCCTTTGTGCAAAGGGGAATCTTTCAGgagtttgttttcaaagaagAGAGTGCCACTTTCCGGATAAACCTCAACATTTTACTg GAATGTCTCAATATCTTTGGCTCCTCCAAAGATACAAGAACTTGTACAGCAATGAAGATGTGTTATGCAGGATATGGCTCACCACTTATTCTCAC GTTGGAGGAAGGTGGCATCTTGACAGATTGCAGCATTCAGACCCAAGAGCCTGACGAAACATTGGATTTTGATTTTAGCGGTGCAGATGTTCTAAACAAGATTATTATGAAA tCTGAATGTTTGAAGGAGGCTTTCAGTGAACTAGACATGACAAGTGAAGTGCTGCAAATTCTGATGTCACCAGATAACCCTTACTTTAGACTGTCAACCTTTGGATATGCAGGAAGTACCCAT TCAGATTTTCCAAAAGATTCTGATATGGTGGAGTCATTTGAATGtcaacaaacacaaacaaacag ATATAGGATCAGCCTTTTGAAACCTTCTACCAAGGCACTGCAGCTTTCAAGCAAAATCTCAATTAGAATGGATGGAAGAGGTTTTCTCTCTATGCAGTATAtgattgtaaatgaagatggGCAGGTCTGCTTTGTGGAATACTTG TGTGCTCCAGATGAAGAAgttgatgaagaagatgaagatgaactgCATTGA